Part of the Apis mellifera strain DH4 linkage group LG16, Amel_HAv3.1, whole genome shotgun sequence genome, CTATCGAAAAAATTGtagttaaaagaaatatttaataataacaatttaaaaaagttttatttaagattttgcaagttattttttttttacaaaaagaaaatattagatatcacttttaatttatattaaatttcctaaattttctactcttttttatgtttttttaaaaacatatatattatagatataaattaataaaaatatttcaataattaaattaattatcattaaatggTCTTACTTCAAATAAcacaattttcgattattaattaagatttaagagaaaatatttttaaatgatcatATATATGTTGAAGCCTATCAGCACGCACTGTTGCATACTTTCTATTACACAGACGCGACATAATCGTATATAAGAAGaacgtattttaatatacacaataatttcttgttttaaaaattcatatttttaaaactttaatctttcaattctGTATTCCTCTTCtatattcctttctcttttataattatttattaagatgattttaataatttatataacatttaatttttataagaagaaaaatattttataacatatatttatatttaacgttatatatcgttattattctaataattaaaaatatcctgatatatatttaatgttgttaaatatatatgtaatatttttcatttaaatttctttcagatgataaatgattgatttcaagtttttttatacatatattataaatttatgaaaaatcataaagtAACTTTAATAATACTGATCGACTAATTATATtcatgcaataaaaataatatatattaaataaaaaattcatgcaatatattatatttattattattattattgttattattattattattatattatgttatatacacattatattttgtaaaaaagagaatatcaaattgttttttgctatatgatatatgtcttttttataaataataaaatatccaagAATATTGTCATTATTTGAATTCAAGAAAAAGTTAATTACTTATGTACGTCATTCTTTTACcacaagaatttattattcaagaaaaCATAATTTACAATCAAACAACGGAAATgacatctttatatattttgctaGATCcatatcattaatttacataaaatgaatacgtaaataacttttacaattttttaggaattaatttaaattattaattattatttaaaagaaaagaacatataacaaataataatgcaacaatcaatttcatttttattgttttgaaatcaattttattattttttatgttattatataaattttatgaaagtgAAAATCCACGTGTTGATTAAtccatgaaaattatttaatactagaataatcaaattaatcgcagatatcgtattttttgattattgaaaatatgaaaatattgaaaaatgttttaaataaaattaatttattaagataaaaataattacatatatctatttactttaattacaatcattttatatgtaaaataaatatgtagatATAGATCGATAGTTTtagtattatacatatatcgatataaataatgtgattatataaataataaattattgaaaaaaaacctattaaaatttatttaaaatatattaaatttataaatttaaatataatataattttgttttattatattgttaattcattaatttattatgttaaatcaattttcattaaaaaaattcaatatgtattatttattactttaaataaatattaaatataatatcacgattatttgaaatatcacaatattttttttccagatttCATAAATAAGCAATCTTCTAAATCCCGTTCGTAAATGAAGGTTGctccaatatttaattattgttacatCAAAACAAATACTCTACTTAGTTTACATTCACGCTATTAAACATTATAGTACTTACGCGATCCTTATCGGAAATTATATTGATCCCATTTCCAATACTATTGACTGATATTTCCGAAATAGTAGCTGACatgttcaaattatttcttcttgtaACCAatcacaaattaataattattaaatcgaacatatatgtatatataatatgttttcgCGATTTATGAGAAatccaattaaaatcaattaacgtaattcaataatcataaaaaattttattttattttatgcataagactgtttgcaaaaaatattcaagtcaTCAACAAATCGtacgtaaaaattaatcacttGTATACACTAACAAGTATATTACGGAATGTATTCAGATAGATAGAAAGGAGTTATGGCTTTTCTTCCAATATCGCGTAACAAGAAAGTTGATTTTGCCGAAGATTCATACGCTCGCGGGCAAATACCGACCAATCGTAACCGAACTGCTCGATTGTGTAAAATCTTGTTGAACGAAAAAAGCCAgtggatattaattatatatgaaaatgaaaaccgAGAAATGTATACATGGGTTATAAAATGATGTTAGTTTGGTCGCGTACTAAAGCAGAATATCTGCCAGCACTGAGTTTGCTAGGCCGATCATGCAAGCCGATCTCCCTCCATCGTTTCATAACTGGCCGTACAGATACCGGTATAGTGAGGCACTTTTTATTCGCTTCAAACTTTAGttgttttaagataaaaataaaaatacgtaatACGAATACAACTtgtttcgtaaaaaattttatatttaaatacatgaatatatatatatatatatataaatatatataaaaatctggaACATGATTGTAAATTAACGAGTTACatcatttgatataattaaaatttcctttcactttttttggcttgattttaattatgtatgaaGCGATCAATCTtaagaaatcataaaaaataaatttttagttttcatctaaatgaattttacattcataatttaatatttttaattctttatcataaataatgttaaatgagatttgaaaataaattaaatattatttgaattaaaatattttttatttttaaataaataaaatatttttagacattttgtttttgatatataaaatataaaaaaatttttaattttagataaagttgtatataaaattaaatgagttACAAATCGGAcattaaattgattcaaatgtaataataaatttattattacaattaaatataatgaaattatataataaaacttatattatttataaaataatactttatattaaatatttttgattatgaaacgaattaaattttcaattgtaaaatattattaaaaatgattcaaatatctttaatcttcttaaatttatacaaagtatatatgtaaatagaatgtatatttgaaattttagatctatcttgttttttcttataatttccggtttattcatattttcttcctattataagtattaataaatcaatataaagaaattaaaatgaatagtttataatattgcTATTGTAAGATTtacaaattatgttatatataatatttaaattttgataataatatttctaaaataaatttaattatatattatagtaattcaaatattcttaaatttcgcGGTATTAATGAAAAGAGAAGCAGTTAAGCTATTTATTTGCTTAATCATATGATTATGACAATATAAGTTTGCGATGAACATGTCATTTtcgtgatattatatttatataaatttgttatattacatttaattaaaaaatcttttaagtaattttaataaggaatagaaaataaaaattgattatttaataagaataaaaactttatttgtGCAAATAACCTTACATACAGAAAACATCACAAACACtatgaatataaagaaaactaagtaaatgaaagatttcgtataaattatacatttataaaactttaatacaAGAAATTTGTTAAGTAATAAGAATTTCttaacaagaaatttttatattaaaattcggtTTGATGTTAaaggttaattaaaatataaaataaatatttttcgtgtgttaaaattatacaaaataataatcaataaaaaaaatgttcaaatttttggTACATTTTAatgtcttattttttaaataataacattattttttaataaaaatataaaaatgttttttagatAACCTTAGGCATTGGAATTTATGctggtatatatataagtcaGAACTATGAggtatattttaagattattttgaactaattttttcaataattgacaAATGATActcattttatgataaaatttacattaatatttttaaatataaatttatttcagataCCACGTGTAGATGATCctagtaaaataatagaacgaataaaagaatttgcagatgaatataaaaaaaaataacaatttattaaataatagtaatgtttatggaatatatttcaatgtataCAGTTTTATTATACTATCATATTGTTGtactttttattgttatatgcatatgtatataaacatgaaatattttttgtgatttgattttaataaaacattttgtgTAATGtgtgaatattttgataacttatagataaaataaaatgtgtctaaatttataacaatttactttaaatgtacatagtatatttttaaataattatatcttgtgtcatacatatataaatccaCCACCTGAATATTCCAATCGTGCTTGAGGTTCTACAAATGCTAACCAATCAGATGCATGTGTTGGGAGTAATCCCATTGATTGacatttatataatgcaaGTGCAATGTTTACCAATTGtcctaaaaaatatacaaacttTTGTCCAAAAGCATGTGTTCCTTCTATTACTTtaaatgctaaaaaaaaaaaattttaaatattagcattaacttatcatttttttttaattttaaatatttttcattaaagtatcttccaattataaataacttgaTATACTTACTTTGTTGAAGAGTAAATAATGCTTTCACTGGTCTAATAATTAACATACCAACCATCATAATAGGAAATATTGATATGGAATTACCCgccatatacattataaataaattcattgggACTTGTTTAAGAGGACCTAAAGCTAAATcccatgattttttaattattaaatgattagaATCTGATTCTCGAATTGAATCAGCAGCATGAAATAAAGCAACAGCAGGTGTATAGCCTGGTGGTGAAGCAATATctgcatttttttcttgtttactcctacaaaaaaaatatattttaaattatattactttgttttttttaaaaaaataatataaaatattatatcataacctttatatctttaaatcatttatttatgtaaactatagaaaaataacaattttgacatattaacatatttattttctataatctaaactatacacacatatatatataaatttatcaaaaattttaataaatataatgattaattaattaagagaatTTGTATTGtacatgttataaatataacttaaatGATAAGGTTACCAACTTGTGAGCAAAATCCAAAGCCCATTTTGATCGTTTCGTATTTTGTTTAACTGCTGTCATTATCGttgaatattctaaatttattatattattattataaattttttcaagaactATGAcagcatgtatatataaacgtATACACAGACATTTATACTATACAA contains:
- the LOC412349 gene encoding ER membrane protein complex subunit 4 encodes the protein MTAVKQNTKRSKWALDFAHKSKQEKNADIASPPGYTPAVALFHAADSIRESDSNHLIIKKSWDLALGPLKQVPMNLFIMYMAGNSISIFPIMMVGMLIIRPVKALFTLQQTFKVIEGTHAFGQKFVYFLGQLVNIALALYKCQSMGLLPTHASDWLAFVEPQARLEYSGGGFIYV